Proteins encoded within one genomic window of Polaribacter sp. NJDZ03:
- a CDS encoding DNA-3-methyladenine glycosylase I, with product MKQRCFWVTDSDLYKKYHDEEWGVPVYDDNILFEFLILETFQAGLSWITILNKRENFRVAFDQFDYKKIATYSESKYESLLLDSGIIRNKLKIKSAITNAQLFIEIQEEFGSFSKFIWSYVNNKPIINKFDNREEVPATTALSDKISKDLKKRGFIFVGSTVIYAYMQAVGLVNDHTTDCFKCPLK from the coding sequence ATGAAACAAAGATGCTTTTGGGTAACAGACAGTGACTTATATAAAAAATATCATGATGAAGAGTGGGGAGTACCCGTTTATGATGATAATATTTTATTTGAGTTTCTTATATTAGAAACCTTTCAAGCGGGTTTAAGTTGGATTACAATTTTGAATAAAAGAGAAAATTTTAGAGTTGCTTTTGATCAATTCGATTATAAAAAAATTGCAACTTACTCCGAAAGTAAATATGAATCTTTACTACTAGATTCTGGAATTATTAGAAATAAACTTAAAATTAAAAGTGCCATTACAAATGCACAATTATTTATAGAAATTCAAGAAGAGTTTGGATCTTTTTCTAAATTTATTTGGTCTTACGTTAATAACAAACCAATTATTAATAAGTTCGATAATAGAGAAGAAGTACCGGCAACAACAGCGCTATCAGATAAAATTTCTAAAGACTTAAAGAAGAGAGGTTTTATATTTGTAGGATCTACTGTAATATATGCGTACATGCAAGCTGTTGGTCTGGTAAATGACCACACCACAGATTGTTTTAAATGTCCATTAAAATGA